From Streptomyces sp. TLI_105, the proteins below share one genomic window:
- a CDS encoding cystathionine gamma-lyase, whose translation MKNDELGDGTRAVRAGLPEPVKYEPTLPGPVFAAHFHLPGEPTGPYTYGRDENPTWTHLERAIGELEAPGEEGVETLVFASGMAAISAVLFSQLKAGDAVVLPADGYQALPLLHEQLRAYGVEVRTAPTGGDAQLSVLDGAGLLWLETPSNPGLDVCDIRRLVREAHAAGALVAVDNTLATPLGQRPLALGADFSVASDTKGMTGHGDILLGHVSCRDPRRAAEVRRWRKIVGAIPGPMEAWLAHRSLATLQLRIDRQCSTALALARTLAARPDVTGLRYPGLPDDPSHAVAARQMRRFGPVVSFELADRERAERFLEGLRLVDDATSFGGVRSTAERRGRWGGDAVAEGFIRFSVGAEDPEDLIADVLRALDEAGSAG comes from the coding sequence GTGAAGAACGACGAACTCGGCGACGGCACACGGGCGGTACGGGCCGGGCTGCCCGAACCCGTGAAGTACGAGCCGACCCTGCCGGGGCCGGTCTTCGCGGCCCACTTCCACCTGCCGGGCGAGCCGACCGGCCCGTACACCTACGGCCGCGACGAGAATCCCACCTGGACCCACCTGGAGCGGGCGATCGGCGAGCTGGAGGCGCCGGGGGAGGAGGGCGTGGAGACGCTGGTCTTCGCCTCCGGCATGGCGGCGATCTCCGCCGTCCTGTTCTCGCAGCTGAAGGCGGGCGACGCGGTGGTGCTGCCGGCCGACGGCTATCAGGCCCTGCCCCTGCTGCACGAGCAGCTGCGGGCGTACGGCGTCGAGGTCCGCACCGCGCCGACCGGCGGCGACGCCCAGCTGTCCGTACTGGACGGGGCCGGGCTGCTGTGGCTCGAGACCCCCTCCAACCCCGGTCTCGACGTGTGCGACATCCGCCGTCTGGTGCGGGAGGCCCACGCGGCCGGGGCGCTCGTCGCCGTCGACAACACCCTCGCCACCCCGCTCGGACAGCGCCCGCTCGCACTGGGCGCGGACTTCTCCGTCGCCAGCGACACCAAGGGAATGACCGGGCACGGCGACATCCTGCTCGGCCATGTGAGCTGCCGGGATCCCCGGCGGGCGGCGGAGGTGCGGCGCTGGCGCAAGATCGTCGGCGCCATCCCCGGCCCCATGGAGGCCTGGCTCGCCCATCGGTCGCTCGCCACGCTCCAGCTGCGGATCGACCGGCAGTGCTCCACCGCGCTGGCGCTGGCGCGGACGCTCGCCGCGCGCCCGGACGTGACCGGGCTGCGCTATCCCGGACTGCCCGACGACCCCTCGCACGCGGTGGCCGCCCGGCAGATGCGGCGCTTCGGCCCGGTGGTCTCCTTCGAGCTGGCGGACCGGGAGCGGGCCGAGCGGTTCCTGGAGGGACTGCGGCTCGTCGACGACGCCACCAGTTTCGGCGGCGTGCGGTCCACGGCGGAGCGGCGCGGGCGCTGGGGCGGGGACGCGGTGGCGGAGGGCTTCATCCGCTTCTCGGTCGGAGCCGAGGACCCGGAGGACCTGATCGCCGATGTGCTGCGCGCCCTCGACGAGGCCGGCAGCGCCGGCTGA
- a CDS encoding YibE/F family protein, with product MTSPQQPPEPHHHAHDPGHGHGHGAGGGGGGHGHSHSHGPAAPVSRHLRKVIAAILIPFAAAVVVGLAVLWPGGTPAHERTGVGFDRQTQQGEVVSVEHVDCKDVNAAQVPPTGDTSTPEGREAVNAQQGQCEKATVEVTSGPNKGRRFVEIVQPDAPRQLHEGQGVVVAYAPDAPHDLQYSVTDVNRKLPLALLAGIFAVAVVVVGRLRGVMALIALAVSFLVLTYFILPAILEGSNPLIVAVVGSSAIMLIALYMCHGLSARTSVAVLGTLISLMLIGLLGSLFIDWTSLSGNTDDYTGLIHGLYPEIDMSGLLLAGIIIGSLGVLDDVTVTQTSAVWELHQADPGMGPRGLYRAGIRIGRDHIASVVNTLVLAYAGAALPLLLLFSIAQSSMGTVANSELVAEEIVRTLVGSIGLVASVPVTTALAALVVSADRPASGGGKPAAVRGGRRRRAK from the coding sequence GTGACTTCCCCCCAGCAGCCCCCCGAACCACACCACCACGCCCACGATCCCGGACACGGTCACGGGCACGGAGCCGGAGGAGGAGGCGGCGGGCACGGACACAGCCACAGCCACGGGCCCGCCGCCCCGGTCTCGCGGCATCTGCGCAAGGTCATCGCCGCGATCCTGATCCCCTTCGCCGCCGCCGTCGTCGTCGGGCTCGCGGTCCTGTGGCCGGGCGGCACCCCGGCGCACGAGCGCACCGGCGTCGGCTTCGACCGGCAGACCCAGCAGGGCGAGGTCGTCTCCGTCGAGCACGTCGACTGCAAGGACGTGAACGCCGCCCAGGTCCCGCCGACCGGCGACACCTCCACTCCGGAGGGGCGCGAGGCGGTCAACGCCCAGCAGGGGCAGTGCGAGAAGGCGACGGTCGAGGTCACCAGCGGTCCGAACAAGGGACGCAGGTTCGTCGAGATCGTGCAGCCCGACGCGCCGCGCCAACTGCACGAGGGGCAGGGCGTGGTGGTGGCGTACGCCCCCGACGCCCCGCACGACCTGCAGTACTCGGTGACCGACGTGAACCGCAAGCTGCCGCTGGCGCTGCTCGCCGGCATCTTCGCCGTCGCGGTCGTGGTGGTCGGCCGGCTGCGGGGCGTCATGGCGCTCATCGCGCTCGCCGTGAGTTTCCTCGTACTGACGTACTTCATCCTGCCGGCGATCCTGGAGGGGTCGAACCCGCTGATCGTCGCGGTGGTCGGGTCGAGCGCGATCATGCTGATCGCGCTCTACATGTGCCACGGGCTCTCGGCCCGCACCTCGGTCGCCGTGCTCGGCACGCTGATCTCACTGATGCTGATCGGTCTGCTCGGCTCGCTCTTCATCGACTGGACCTCGCTCAGCGGCAACACCGACGACTACACCGGTCTGATCCACGGCCTGTACCCGGAGATCGACATGTCCGGCCTGCTGCTCGCCGGCATCATCATCGGTTCGCTCGGTGTGCTCGACGACGTGACGGTCACCCAGACCTCGGCGGTCTGGGAGCTGCACCAGGCCGATCCGGGCATGGGGCCGCGCGGCCTGTACCGGGCCGGCATCCGGATCGGCCGCGACCACATCGCCTCGGTCGTGAACACGCTGGTGCTGGCGTACGCGGGTGCCGCCCTGCCGCTGCTGCTGCTCTTCTCCATCGCCCAGAGCAGCATGGGGACGGTGGCCAACAGCGAGCTGGTCGCCGAGGAGATCGTCCGGACCCTGGTCGGGTCGATCGGTCTGGTGGCGTCCGTCCCGGTCACCACGGCGCTCGCGGCCCTGGTGGTCTCCGCCGACCGGCCGGCGTCCGGGGGCGGGAAGCCGGCGGCGGTACGGGGAGGGCGGCGCCGTCGCGCCAAGTGA
- a CDS encoding HAD family phosphatase, which translates to MFHVKPRTRRLHLFDLDGTLIRGSAAAVEISRQLDLVEEIAVLEEGFLRGLTPDEFAVQARELWAALTLEQVTAAFEGAPWLAGIREVWADIRARGDHCAVISLSPDFFVERLLDWGVGSTHGSLWPAVPFTEPIHRPGILDARAKVRIARELCAGYGVEPADCVAYGDSMSDAELFAIVPETVAVNADHHLAGLSRHSYSGGDLREAYALVRNSAA; encoded by the coding sequence ATGTTCCACGTGAAACCCCGAACGCGACGACTGCACCTCTTCGACCTCGACGGCACCCTGATCAGGGGCTCGGCCGCCGCGGTGGAGATCTCCCGGCAACTGGACCTGGTGGAGGAGATCGCCGTCCTGGAAGAGGGGTTTCTGCGGGGGCTCACACCGGACGAGTTCGCCGTCCAGGCCCGCGAGCTGTGGGCCGCGCTCACCCTGGAGCAGGTCACGGCGGCTTTCGAAGGGGCCCCCTGGCTGGCGGGCATCCGCGAGGTCTGGGCGGACATCCGGGCGCGGGGAGACCACTGCGCGGTCATCTCCCTCTCGCCCGACTTCTTCGTCGAGCGGCTTCTCGACTGGGGCGTCGGCTCGACCCACGGTTCGCTCTGGCCTGCGGTCCCCTTCACCGAGCCGATCCACCGGCCGGGCATCCTCGACGCGCGCGCGAAGGTGCGGATCGCGAGGGAGCTCTGCGCGGGGTACGGAGTGGAACCCGCCGACTGCGTCGCGTACGGGGACTCGATGTCCGACGCGGAGCTCTTCGCGATCGTGCCGGAGACGGTGGCCGTGAACGCGGACCACCATCTCGCCGGGCTCTCCCGCCACAGCTACTCCGGAGGGGACCTGCGCGAGGCCTATGCCCTGGTCCGAAACAGCGCAGCCTAG
- a CDS encoding SsgA family sporulation/cell division regulator, protein MRESVQAEVLMSFLVSEELSFKIPVELRYETRDPYAVRMTFHLPGDAPVTWAFGRELLLDGINRPSGDGDVHIAPTEPERLSDVSIRLQVGGDRALFRASAPPLVAFLDRTDKLVPLGQERTLGDFEDHLEAALGRILAEENAGPA, encoded by the coding sequence ATGCGAGAGTCCGTTCAGGCCGAGGTCCTGATGAGCTTCCTCGTCTCCGAGGAGCTCTCCTTCAAGATCCCGGTCGAACTCCGGTATGAGACCCGGGATCCCTACGCGGTGCGGATGACCTTCCACCTTCCCGGAGACGCCCCTGTGACCTGGGCGTTCGGAAGGGAGCTGCTGCTCGACGGGATCAACCGGCCGAGCGGGGACGGCGACGTGCACATCGCCCCGACGGAGCCCGAGCGACTCTCGGACGTCTCCATCCGGCTTCAGGTGGGCGGCGACCGGGCGCTGTTCCGGGCCAGCGCGCCGCCGCTGGTCGCCTTCCTCGACCGGACGGACAAGCTGGTTCCGCTCGGTCAGGAACGGACACTCGGCGACTTCGAGGACCACCTGGAGGCCGCCCTGGGCCGGATCCTGGCCGAAGAGAACGCCGGCCCCGCCTGA
- a CDS encoding phage holin family protein — protein MMNFVVKTLANAGALGVAIWLLQDITLTGESTGKKALTLILVALVFGLVNFLVKPVVKLLTLPLFILTLGLITLVVNALMLLLTSWLADQLDLSFHVEGFWTAVLGGLIISVVSWALNVVLPDGD, from the coding sequence ATGATGAATTTCGTAGTCAAGACGCTCGCGAACGCGGGCGCCCTGGGAGTCGCCATCTGGCTGCTCCAGGACATCACCCTGACCGGTGAGAGCACCGGCAAGAAGGCCCTGACCCTCATTCTCGTGGCCCTCGTCTTCGGGCTGGTGAACTTCCTGGTCAAGCCCGTCGTCAAGCTCCTGACGCTTCCCCTCTTCATCCTGACCCTCGGCCTGATCACCCTGGTGGTCAACGCCCTGATGCTGCTCCTCACGTCCTGGCTGGCCGACCAGCTCGACCTCAGCTTCCACGTGGAGGGCTTCTGGACCGCCGTCCTGGGCGGCCTGATCATCTCCGTCGTCTCGTGGGCGCTGAACGTCGTGCTCCCCGACGGCGACTGA
- the thiC gene encoding phosphomethylpyrimidine synthase ThiC has product MTIQDARTPASDQNQTDGQERTPGWHKGYVQGSRPDLRVPVRQVHLTNGKDVTLYDTSGPYTDPAIDTDVRRGLPPLRENWIIARGDTEEYAGRPARPEDDGIKHTSPRGGGLKNLDAVFPGRPRLPRRGRAGQAVTQLAYARRGEITPEMEYVAIRENVSPEVVREEIAAGRAVLPANVNHPEIEPMIIGKRFLVKVNANIGNSAVTSSIEEEVEKMTWATKWGADTVMDLSTGRNIHTTREWVLRNSPVPIGTVPLYQALEKVDGKAEDLTWEIYKDTVIEQAEQGVDYMTVHAGVLLPYVPLTARRKTGIVSRGGSIMAAWCLAHHKENFLYTNFEELCEILAAYDVTYSLGDGLRPGSIADANDEAQFAELKTLGELNTIAKRHNVQTMIEGPGHVPMHKIKENIDLQQEICEEAPFYTLGPLTTDVAPAYDHITSGIGAAMIAWWGTAMLCYVTPKEHLGLPNKDDVKTGVITYKIAAHAADLAKGHPGAQEWDDALSDARFEFRWEDQFNLAMDPDTAREFHDETLPAEPAKTAHFCSMCGPKFCSMKISQDIRREHGGTQQEIEAGMAEKSKEFAASGNRVYLPLAE; this is encoded by the coding sequence ATGACCATTCAGGATGCACGCACGCCTGCCTCCGACCAGAACCAGACCGACGGGCAGGAGCGCACGCCGGGCTGGCACAAGGGGTACGTCCAGGGCTCGCGCCCCGACCTCCGGGTGCCCGTCCGCCAGGTGCACCTCACCAACGGCAAGGACGTCACGCTGTACGACACGTCCGGCCCGTACACCGACCCCGCCATCGACACCGATGTCCGACGGGGCCTTCCCCCGCTGCGCGAGAACTGGATCATCGCGCGCGGCGACACCGAGGAGTACGCGGGCCGCCCGGCCCGCCCCGAGGACGACGGCATCAAGCACACCTCCCCGCGCGGCGGTGGGCTGAAGAACCTCGACGCCGTCTTCCCCGGCCGCCCCCGCCTGCCGCGCCGCGGCCGCGCCGGCCAGGCGGTGACCCAGCTCGCGTACGCCCGCCGGGGCGAGATCACCCCGGAGATGGAGTACGTCGCGATCCGCGAGAACGTCTCCCCCGAGGTCGTACGGGAGGAGATCGCCGCGGGCCGCGCCGTGCTGCCGGCGAACGTGAACCACCCCGAGATCGAGCCGATGATCATCGGCAAGCGGTTCCTGGTGAAGGTCAACGCCAACATCGGCAACTCCGCCGTCACCTCCTCCATCGAGGAGGAGGTGGAGAAGATGACCTGGGCGACCAAGTGGGGCGCCGACACGGTCATGGACCTGTCCACCGGCCGCAACATCCACACCACCCGCGAGTGGGTGCTGCGCAACTCCCCCGTGCCGATCGGCACCGTGCCGCTCTACCAGGCCCTGGAGAAGGTCGACGGCAAGGCCGAGGACCTGACCTGGGAGATCTACAAGGACACGGTCATCGAGCAGGCCGAGCAGGGCGTCGACTACATGACGGTGCACGCCGGCGTGCTCCTGCCGTACGTGCCGCTCACCGCGCGCCGCAAGACCGGCATCGTCTCGCGCGGCGGTTCGATCATGGCCGCCTGGTGCCTGGCGCACCACAAGGAGAACTTCCTCTACACGAACTTCGAGGAGCTCTGCGAGATCCTGGCGGCGTACGACGTCACGTACTCGCTCGGCGACGGTCTGCGCCCCGGCTCGATCGCGGACGCCAACGACGAGGCGCAGTTCGCCGAGCTGAAGACGCTGGGCGAGCTCAACACGATCGCCAAGCGCCACAACGTGCAGACGATGATCGAGGGCCCGGGCCACGTCCCGATGCACAAGATCAAGGAGAACATCGACCTCCAGCAGGAGATCTGCGAGGAGGCGCCGTTCTACACGCTCGGCCCGCTGACCACGGACGTCGCGCCCGCGTACGACCACATCACCTCCGGCATCGGCGCCGCGATGATCGCCTGGTGGGGCACGGCGATGCTCTGCTACGTCACGCCCAAGGAGCACCTGGGCCTGCCGAACAAGGACGACGTGAAGACGGGCGTCATCACGTACAAGATCGCGGCCCACGCGGCGGACCTCGCCAAGGGACACCCGGGCGCGCAGGAGTGGGACGACGCCCTCTCGGACGCGCGGTTCGAGTTCCGCTGGGAGGACCAGTTCAACCTGGCGATGGACCCGGACACGGCTCGTGAGTTCCACGACGAGACGCTGCCGGCGGAGCCCGCGAAGACCGCGCACTTCTGCTCGATGTGCGGTCCGAAGTTCTGCTCGATGAAGATCTCCCAGGACATCCGCCGTGAGCACGGCGGTACGCAGCAGGAGATCGAGGCCGGCATGGCGGAGAAGTCGAAGGAGTTCGCGGCGAGCGGCAACCGCGTCTACCTGCCGCTGGCCGAGTAG
- a CDS encoding LysR family transcriptional regulator, which yields MDLALLRTFVTVHRAGSFTRAAALLGLSQPAVTSQIRTLERQLGRPLFLRRARGVTPTTIGDELAHRAAPHLDALVEIAETGLDEGSGVRTLHIAGPPEFTALRALPALTPLVGQGLAVRASFLGDTEEILEGLAAGHHDLAIATARPRGGLLVSTPLCDEEHVLVAAPPWAARLSPEVLLSKGAVLLEELPVVEVHESLPFVSRYWASVFETKPAATATVIAPDLRAVRDSAASGAGLAVLPRYLCEEALRQGHLVALLDPPVPPLRTYFLVVRTGTLALSPLAGAHEELLRAAGNW from the coding sequence ATGGACCTGGCCCTGCTGCGCACCTTCGTCACGGTGCACCGGGCCGGTTCCTTCACCCGCGCCGCCGCGCTCCTGGGCCTCTCCCAGCCCGCCGTCACCAGTCAGATCCGCACGCTGGAACGACAGCTCGGACGGCCGCTCTTCCTCAGACGGGCCCGCGGAGTCACCCCGACCACCATCGGCGACGAACTCGCGCACCGCGCGGCACCCCATCTGGACGCCCTCGTGGAGATCGCCGAGACCGGCCTCGACGAGGGAAGCGGTGTCCGCACCCTCCACATCGCCGGGCCCCCGGAGTTCACCGCGCTCCGCGCGCTGCCCGCCCTCACCCCCCTGGTCGGCCAGGGGCTGGCCGTGCGGGCCTCCTTCCTCGGCGACACGGAGGAGATCCTCGAGGGGCTCGCCGCGGGCCACCACGACCTGGCCATCGCGACCGCCCGCCCCCGGGGAGGTCTGTTGGTCTCCACCCCGCTCTGCGACGAGGAGCACGTCCTGGTCGCGGCCCCGCCCTGGGCCGCCCGGCTCTCCCCCGAGGTGCTCCTGAGCAAGGGCGCGGTGCTCCTGGAAGAGCTGCCGGTGGTCGAGGTCCACGAGTCGCTGCCCTTCGTCTCCCGCTACTGGGCGAGTGTCTTCGAGACCAAACCTGCGGCGACCGCCACCGTCATCGCCCCCGACCTGCGGGCCGTACGGGACTCCGCCGCCTCCGGCGCCGGGCTCGCCGTCCTGCCGCGCTACCTGTGCGAGGAGGCCCTGCGGCAGGGGCACCTCGTGGCGCTGCTCGACCCTCCGGTCCCACCGCTGCGGACCTACTTCCTGGTCGTGCGCACGGGGACGCTCGCGCTGTCCCCGCTCGCCGGGGCCCACGAGGAGCTGCTGCGGGCAGCCGGGAACTGGTGA
- a CDS encoding globin domain-containing protein, with protein sequence MMDAPTTTTTYEREPPEAEGTEPRISEEPSADAVLVRRTLAEIAPVADRVTSYFYALLFVRYPELREMFPAAMDTQRDRLLKALLTAAEHLDDAPVLTAYLENLGRGHRKYGTRAAHYPAVGEALLGALERYAEKSWDEETETAWVRTYTTISQIMIDAAAENERTAPAWWQAEVVSHDLRTSDIAVVTLRPDQPYPFLAGQYTTLETPWWPRVWRHYSFASAPRPDGLLSLHVKAVPAGWVSNALVHRARPGDVLRLGPPAGSMTVDHSTDTGLLCMGGGTGIAPIKALVEDVAEHGDRRPVDVFYGARSGHDLYDIDTMLRLEKTFPWLSVHPVTEEQGRLPDAVCRYGPWNERDAYLSGPLDMVRRGVDALRGAGVPSDRIRHDFLAELTPAAAG encoded by the coding sequence ATGATGGATGCTCCGACCACCACCACGACGTACGAGCGGGAGCCCCCGGAGGCAGAGGGGACGGAACCCCGAATATCCGAGGAACCCTCCGCCGACGCCGTGCTCGTCCGGCGCACCCTGGCGGAGATCGCACCGGTCGCCGACCGGGTGACCTCGTACTTCTACGCCCTGCTCTTCGTCCGGTACCCCGAGCTGCGCGAGATGTTCCCCGCGGCCATGGACACCCAGCGGGACCGGCTCCTGAAGGCCCTGCTGACGGCGGCCGAGCACCTGGACGACGCCCCGGTCCTCACCGCGTACCTGGAGAACCTCGGCAGGGGGCACCGTAAGTACGGGACCCGGGCCGCCCACTATCCGGCCGTCGGCGAGGCCCTCTTGGGCGCTCTGGAGCGGTACGCGGAGAAGAGCTGGGACGAGGAGACCGAGACGGCCTGGGTCCGCACGTACACGACGATCTCCCAGATCATGATCGACGCGGCCGCGGAGAACGAGCGGACCGCGCCCGCCTGGTGGCAGGCCGAGGTGGTCTCCCACGACCTGCGCACCTCGGACATCGCCGTCGTCACGCTCAGGCCCGACCAGCCGTACCCCTTCCTCGCCGGGCAGTACACGACGCTGGAGACCCCGTGGTGGCCCCGGGTCTGGCGCCACTACTCCTTCGCCTCGGCGCCCCGGCCGGACGGGCTGCTCTCCCTCCACGTCAAGGCCGTCCCGGCCGGCTGGGTGTCCAACGCGCTGGTGCACCGGGCGCGCCCCGGGGACGTGCTGCGGCTCGGCCCGCCGGCCGGTTCCATGACGGTCGACCACTCCACGGACACCGGACTGCTCTGCATGGGCGGCGGCACGGGGATAGCGCCGATCAAGGCGCTGGTCGAGGACGTCGCCGAGCACGGGGACCGGCGCCCGGTCGACGTCTTCTACGGGGCGCGCAGCGGCCACGACCTCTATGACATCGACACGATGCTGCGGCTCGAGAAGACCTTCCCGTGGCTCTCCGTCCACCCGGTCACCGAGGAGCAGGGAAGGCTCCCGGACGCCGTCTGCCGCTACGGCCCGTGGAACGAACGGGACGCCTATCTCTCGGGACCGCTCGACATGGTCCGCCGAGGCGTCGACGCACTGCGCGGCGCGGGGGTCCCCTCGGACCGCATCCGCCACGACTTCCTCGCGGAGCTCACCCCCGCGGCGGCCGGTTAG
- a CDS encoding NUDIX domain-containing protein codes for MTERPVIKRTARAILLDGDDLILIKRTKPGMDPYWVTPGGGVEPTDSTVVEALHREVLEELGAKITDVVPCFVDTVEHIVDGGVSGVKVQHFFVCRLGSMDPSLRHGPEIEEPVGEYEIVRVPFSRVGIAAVHLVPLSLRHYLDGNIEGVRAMHAPDLG; via the coding sequence ATGACCGAACGGCCCGTGATCAAGCGCACCGCACGCGCCATCCTGCTCGACGGGGACGACCTGATCCTCATCAAGCGGACCAAGCCCGGGATGGATCCCTACTGGGTCACGCCCGGCGGCGGCGTGGAGCCCACCGACTCCACCGTCGTCGAGGCCCTGCACCGCGAGGTGCTCGAAGAGCTCGGCGCCAAGATCACCGATGTGGTGCCCTGCTTCGTCGACACCGTCGAGCACATCGTCGACGGCGGGGTCTCCGGGGTGAAGGTCCAGCACTTCTTCGTCTGCCGGCTCGGCTCCATGGACCCCTCTCTGCGGCACGGCCCCGAGATCGAGGAGCCGGTCGGCGAGTACGAGATCGTCCGGGTGCCCTTCAGCCGGGTCGGCATCGCCGCCGTGCACCTCGTCCCGCTCTCCCTGCGCCACTACCTCGACGGCAACATCGAGGGCGTCCGCGCGATGCACGCCCCCGACCTGGGTTAG
- a CDS encoding IclR family transcriptional regulator, with protein MATQTAVPTLIGSVQRALRLLEAVASHAEGAPAKQLARETGLPLPTTYHLLRTLTHEGYLRRDKGVFVLGEAAVRLAGGGAVQNRRIKIEDSLARWRDEIGVPIYFAFYREGEIELVAVADTPSAPAVEEWADFRETAHAHAIGQCLLSQLDLKSRQDHLDRHPVEAITPYTVRNRRVLLDRLGGLGRMEPLVERQEYALGTVCAAIPITAGSVAAAMAISLPLHQEERLLPAIERLRTEIGTLFGSLAFSISI; from the coding sequence ATGGCTACGCAGACGGCAGTGCCTACCCTGATCGGATCGGTGCAGCGAGCGCTGAGACTCCTGGAGGCCGTGGCCTCCCATGCGGAGGGCGCCCCCGCGAAACAGCTCGCCCGCGAGACGGGCCTTCCGCTGCCCACCACGTACCACCTGCTCCGCACCCTGACGCACGAGGGCTATCTGCGCCGTGACAAGGGCGTGTTCGTCCTGGGCGAGGCCGCCGTCCGACTGGCCGGCGGCGGAGCTGTGCAGAATCGTCGCATCAAGATCGAAGACTCCCTTGCCCGTTGGCGGGACGAGATCGGTGTACCCATCTACTTCGCCTTCTACCGCGAAGGTGAGATCGAGCTCGTCGCCGTCGCCGACACCCCTTCCGCCCCCGCGGTGGAGGAATGGGCCGACTTCCGCGAGACCGCGCACGCCCATGCGATCGGGCAGTGCCTGCTGAGTCAACTCGATCTGAAATCTCGTCAAGACCACCTTGACCGCCACCCGGTGGAAGCCATCACTCCGTACACGGTGCGTAATCGCCGTGTCCTTTTGGATCGTTTGGGCGGTTTGGGGCGAATGGAGCCCCTGGTTGAGCGTCAGGAATATGCGCTCGGCACGGTTTGTGCCGCGATCCCCATCACCGCGGGGTCGGTGGCGGCCGCCATGGCGATTTCCCTCCCCCTCCACCAAGAAGAACGGCTGCTCCCAGCGATCGAACGACTACGCACGGAGATCGGAACGCTCTTCGGTTCACTCGCGTTCTCTATCAGTATCTGA
- a CDS encoding cupin domain-containing protein: MKAFRLDELEAERAANKGAYLQFLRERNMSVGLYALDAGELDPQQPHGQDEVYFVVSGRAAITVGTETTQVARGSVVYVPAGVEHRFHHISEDLRVMVVFSPPES, translated from the coding sequence ATGAAGGCATTCCGGCTGGACGAACTGGAGGCGGAGCGCGCCGCGAACAAGGGCGCGTACCTCCAGTTCCTGCGCGAGCGGAACATGTCGGTGGGCCTGTACGCGCTCGACGCCGGGGAACTCGACCCGCAGCAGCCGCACGGCCAGGACGAGGTGTACTTCGTGGTCAGCGGGCGGGCGGCGATCACGGTCGGGACGGAGACGACCCAGGTGGCACGCGGCAGCGTGGTCTACGTGCCGGCCGGGGTGGAGCACCGGTTCCACCACATCAGCGAGGACCTGCGGGTCATGGTGGTCTTCTCGCCGCCGGAGAGCTGA
- a CDS encoding low molecular weight protein-tyrosine-phosphatase, which translates to MTYRVCFVCTGNICRSPMAEHVFRRRVEEAGLGGLVEVDSAGTGGWYEGYGADPRTVTVLDENGYTSEHVARRFRPSWFPAIDLVIALDEGHARELRALARTPDEAARIRLLRSYDPAAGAGLDIPDPYYGEREDFEECLEMVEAASEGLLAAVRAELEERTP; encoded by the coding sequence ATGACCTACCGCGTCTGCTTCGTCTGCACGGGCAACATCTGCCGCTCGCCGATGGCCGAGCACGTCTTCCGCCGTCGGGTGGAGGAGGCCGGCCTCGGCGGTCTGGTGGAGGTCGACAGCGCGGGCACCGGAGGCTGGTACGAGGGCTACGGGGCCGACCCGCGCACGGTCACCGTCCTCGACGAGAACGGATACACCTCCGAGCACGTCGCCCGGCGGTTCCGGCCCTCGTGGTTCCCCGCCATCGACCTGGTGATCGCCCTGGACGAAGGGCATGCGCGGGAGCTCCGGGCGCTCGCCCGCACCCCCGACGAGGCGGCGAGGATAAGGCTCCTGCGCTCCTACGACCCGGCCGCCGGGGCCGGACTCGACATCCCCGACCCCTACTACGGGGAACGTGAGGACTTCGAGGAGTGCCTGGAGATGGTGGAGGCCGCGAGCGAGGGACTGCTCGCGGCCGTACGCGCGGAACTGGAGGAACGGACACCGTGA
- a CDS encoding DUF5326 family protein has translation MAVREILAGTPWWVKWVAIPVLALFVFGGLITSVLTFVVGLLFKVLLFAALVAGLVYVVRKFSSSARSREDW, from the coding sequence ATGGCCGTACGGGAGATTCTCGCGGGGACGCCCTGGTGGGTGAAGTGGGTCGCCATACCCGTTCTCGCCCTGTTCGTCTTCGGCGGGCTGATCACCAGCGTGCTCACCTTCGTGGTCGGTCTGCTCTTCAAGGTGCTGCTCTTCGCGGCCCTCGTCGCCGGACTGGTCTACGTCGTGCGGAAGTTCAGTTCCTCCGCCAGGTCGCGCGAGGACTGGTAG